The Dehalogenimonas lykanthroporepellens BL-DC-9 genome includes a window with the following:
- a CDS encoding reductive dehalogenase (KEGG: deh:cbdb_A1542 putative reductive dehalogenase~TIGRFAM: reductive dehalogenase~PFAM: Twin-arginine translocation pathway, signal sequence, subgroup) encodes MTKFHSTVSRRDFMKGLGLAGAGLGSAALVAPGFKDLDEAIGATNNSPKPWWVKTVDQPMVDIDYSLMERYDQREGAFQIGLQRYFGNGDVAQGTIVVNEQNKLAGEAGAKLFNEGKPGYALRDVALTTARGAMSGGYSFLGRQKAATPQDRGVAKWQGNPEENFNMLRNAAKIWGATHFNVVELEPGTTKKFVWSWDHDGRKIEFEDVDVPYLTADKKAIPNAIRYAVVFYVPGSIRTNTRVAEAMGDIARCYEHFFNIQNQLMEFIRGLGYQSVGQTSNQSLTTKTAMAVLGGSHEQSRMLSAIAPIAGPTPRPGMLFTDLPLAPTKPIDAGIHRFCATCMKCAHVCPTKSISFDKEPTYEIIGGFNMKGAKRFQVNGATCRAGANDGVVNPCRLGNWNTCMRQCTFSKLDDAMIHEIIHMTVSSTSLFNGFFANMDDFFGYNTPITPDEWWTEDMLPFDQDLTQGQWTGT; translated from the coding sequence GTGACTAAATTCCACAGTACCGTCAGCAGAAGAGACTTCATGAAGGGCCTTGGCCTGGCCGGCGCAGGGTTAGGAAGTGCGGCTCTGGTAGCACCAGGTTTCAAAGACCTGGATGAAGCCATTGGCGCCACTAATAACAGCCCAAAACCCTGGTGGGTCAAAACAGTAGATCAACCCATGGTGGACATCGACTATAGCCTGATGGAGCGGTATGATCAGCGTGAAGGTGCTTTTCAGATCGGCCTTCAAAGATACTTCGGTAACGGGGATGTTGCCCAGGGAACAATCGTTGTCAATGAACAAAATAAACTTGCCGGTGAAGCCGGCGCGAAATTATTTAATGAAGGTAAACCCGGATATGCCTTACGAGACGTAGCTTTAACCACTGCCAGAGGAGCTATGTCCGGTGGTTATAGCTTTCTGGGACGTCAAAAAGCTGCTACTCCTCAAGATCGCGGAGTAGCAAAGTGGCAAGGCAACCCCGAAGAGAACTTCAACATGCTTCGTAATGCCGCCAAAATCTGGGGTGCCACTCACTTTAACGTGGTTGAACTTGAGCCCGGAACAACGAAGAAATTTGTCTGGTCATGGGACCATGACGGCAGGAAAATTGAGTTTGAAGATGTAGACGTACCTTACTTAACTGCAGATAAAAAGGCTATCCCCAACGCTATTCGATACGCTGTAGTTTTCTATGTGCCCGGATCGATTAGAACCAACACGAGAGTAGCTGAAGCCATGGGGGATATCGCCCGTTGTTACGAGCACTTCTTCAACATACAGAATCAGTTAATGGAGTTTATCAGAGGGTTGGGCTACCAATCAGTAGGACAAACGTCCAATCAATCTCTAACCACCAAAACGGCAATGGCCGTCTTGGGCGGCAGTCATGAGCAATCCCGCATGCTGAGCGCTATTGCACCCATTGCGGGCCCAACTCCGCGACCAGGTATGCTTTTTACAGATTTACCTTTAGCGCCAACCAAGCCTATTGACGCCGGTATCCACCGCTTCTGCGCCACCTGCATGAAATGCGCCCATGTCTGCCCAACCAAATCCATATCGTTTGATAAAGAACCCACTTATGAAATTATCGGCGGTTTCAACATGAAAGGCGCAAAGAGATTCCAGGTCAACGGCGCTACTTGCCGCGCCGGTGCAAATGACGGTGTAGTTAACCCTTGCCGCTTGGGCAACTGGAACACCTGTATGCGCCAGTGTACCTTCTCCAAGCTGGATGATGCTATGATTCACGAGATCATTCACATGACCGTATCATCTACATCACTTTTCAACGGCTTCTTTGCAAATATGGATGATTTCTTCGGGTACAATACACCTATAACTCCTGACGAATGGTGGACGGAAGACATGCTACCCTTTGACCAGGACCTGACTCAGGGACAATGGACAGGAACTTAG
- a CDS encoding two component transcriptional regulator, LuxR family (KEGG: deh:cbdb_A1075 LuxR family DNA-binding response regulator~PFAM: response regulator receiver; regulatory protein LuxR~SMART: response regulator receiver; regulatory protein LuxR), with the protein METLTEPRETMEKIRVLIIDDHDVVREGLRTVLQNEADMVIVGEADSGRQGVTLTEELKPDVILLDLKMPGMDGFATAKEIIEHFPSAKIIMLTGYESDLYAAEATETGVHGFMGKNTPRKLLLNSIRVVNDGGTVFNYTDMLHADLSDNPPIPGSTGSSSGPEILLKSREKQVLDLIVKGLTNKEIAMKLGLAEVTVKKIIGHLLHKLNAANRTQAALAAKQLGLS; encoded by the coding sequence ATGGAAACCTTGACCGAACCACGGGAAACCATGGAAAAGATACGAGTGCTGATCATTGATGACCACGACGTGGTACGGGAAGGCCTGCGGACGGTTCTCCAGAACGAAGCCGATATGGTGATTGTCGGAGAAGCCGATTCCGGTCGTCAGGGGGTGACTCTGACCGAAGAACTGAAGCCGGATGTAATTCTACTGGACCTGAAGATGCCGGGGATGGACGGCTTTGCGACCGCCAAAGAGATTATCGAGCATTTCCCATCCGCTAAGATCATCATGCTGACCGGATATGAAAGCGACCTTTATGCCGCCGAAGCGACCGAAACCGGAGTTCACGGATTCATGGGCAAAAACACACCGCGCAAACTCCTGCTCAACAGCATCCGGGTGGTCAACGACGGCGGTACGGTGTTCAATTACACCGATATGTTGCATGCCGACCTGTCCGACAATCCGCCGATACCGGGTTCGACCGGTTCATCGTCCGGGCCTGAAATACTGCTCAAATCCCGGGAGAAGCAGGTGCTGGATTTGATTGTCAAAGGCCTGACCAACAAGGAAATAGCCATGAAACTGGGACTGGCCGAAGTCACGGTCAAGAAAATCATCGGCCATCTGCTTCATAAACTCAATGCCGCCAACCGTACCCAGGCGGCGCTGGCGGCCAAGCAATTGGGATTGAGCTAA
- a CDS encoding multi-sensor signal transduction histidine kinase (TIGRFAM: PAS sensor protein~PFAM: ATP-binding region ATPase domain protein; GAF domain protein~KEGG: dev:DhcVS_92 sensor histidine kinase~SMART: ATP-binding region ATPase domain protein; GAF domain protein) — protein MVIARKPDIAVPKFNRASPVAMPPLTDDPAEALRLTNRFLAIANRHSAMQPLLDDFATEIKTITGCEAVGIRVLDDRGHIPYQSCNGFSPEFYREESDLNLENDTCVCTDVITGNRKAHLTAYYTEHGSFCMGSISRHRAANPPVPGANPGRGACRRFGYETLALLPIRQAGKVIGLIHLVDSQPDRVSPSMASLLENVALQLGTALVRVQIEEELQKYRCRLEDMVLERTTRLQELNTQLIAEAEERQKLTESLRRSEERFRALFNAASDAIFLHFPGPGNRPGKFAEVNEAACNLLGYTADELYRMRPNDIIDKKIAPMTPAMAIGKLKRSGKLLLESAFITREGESLPVEIALHLFDFHGSTAILTIARDIRLRRQTETKLRQQEERVSCLIKAYINAQDEEREWLSFEVHDRVIQPMAAIYQQLQGIVPAAERCPETQYGLSRAIELTDQVIRETRSVMKELYPSTLNRYGLPGIIGEELERFRHETGCQVIFNLDPAYRSQPQLEKTLYRVFHEALLNIRKYAAAPRVTVSLKRQGNLTIMRVADNGIGFDPGRMNDKPGGLASMRRRTELLGGIFEIKSRPGMGTIIVSQLPDSGQIRGEH, from the coding sequence ATGGTTATCGCCCGCAAGCCGGATATCGCGGTCCCTAAATTCAACCGAGCGTCGCCTGTCGCCATGCCCCCCTTAACAGACGACCCGGCCGAGGCTCTCCGGCTGACCAACCGCTTCCTGGCAATAGCCAACCGTCATTCGGCGATGCAACCCCTGCTGGATGACTTCGCCACAGAAATAAAGACTATCACCGGGTGCGAAGCGGTCGGCATCCGGGTACTGGACGACCGGGGTCATATCCCCTACCAGTCGTGTAACGGCTTCAGCCCGGAATTTTACCGGGAAGAAAGCGACCTGAACCTGGAAAACGATACCTGCGTCTGTACCGACGTGATAACCGGCAACCGCAAGGCGCACCTGACTGCCTATTATACCGAACACGGCTCATTCTGCATGGGCAGTATCAGCCGCCACCGGGCGGCCAATCCACCAGTACCCGGGGCAAATCCCGGCCGCGGCGCTTGCCGTCGCTTCGGTTACGAAACGCTGGCGCTGTTGCCAATACGGCAGGCCGGCAAGGTCATCGGACTTATCCACCTGGTGGATTCCCAACCGGATCGGGTATCCCCATCCATGGCCAGCCTGTTGGAAAATGTGGCGCTTCAACTGGGTACAGCGCTGGTCAGGGTTCAAATTGAGGAAGAACTGCAAAAATATCGCTGTCGACTGGAAGACATGGTTCTGGAGCGCACCACCCGGCTCCAGGAACTGAATACACAGCTCATCGCCGAAGCGGAGGAACGTCAGAAACTGACCGAATCCCTGCGTCGCAGTGAAGAAAGATTCCGAGCCCTTTTCAATGCCGCCTCAGACGCTATTTTCCTTCACTTCCCCGGCCCCGGCAACCGACCGGGGAAATTCGCCGAAGTCAACGAAGCCGCGTGTAACTTACTGGGCTATACTGCCGATGAACTGTACCGGATGAGGCCGAACGATATCATCGATAAAAAAATCGCGCCGATGACGCCGGCCATGGCTATCGGAAAATTAAAACGGTCCGGTAAATTGTTGCTGGAGTCGGCATTCATCACCAGAGAAGGCGAGAGTCTGCCGGTAGAAATAGCGCTTCACCTGTTCGATTTTCACGGCTCCACGGCGATACTGACCATCGCCAGAGATATACGGCTGAGGCGACAAACGGAAACCAAACTGCGTCAACAGGAAGAGAGGGTCAGCTGTCTGATCAAGGCTTACATCAATGCCCAGGACGAGGAACGGGAGTGGCTGTCGTTCGAGGTTCACGACCGGGTTATTCAGCCGATGGCGGCCATCTACCAGCAGTTACAGGGAATAGTGCCGGCGGCAGAAAGATGCCCTGAAACCCAATATGGACTCAGCCGGGCGATCGAACTGACCGACCAGGTCATCAGAGAAACCCGCTCGGTGATGAAAGAGCTTTATCCTTCAACCCTGAACCGATACGGCCTGCCCGGAATCATCGGTGAGGAACTGGAACGTTTCCGGCACGAGACCGGCTGTCAGGTCATATTCAATCTTGACCCGGCCTACCGAAGTCAGCCGCAATTGGAAAAAACCCTCTACCGGGTTTTCCATGAAGCGTTGCTTAATATCCGGAAATACGCGGCCGCCCCCCGGGTAACCGTTTCCCTGAAACGCCAGGGCAACCTGACAATTATGCGCGTCGCCGACAACGGCATCGGTTTCGACCCCGGCCGCATGAATGACAAGCCGGGTGGACTGGCCTCGATGCGCCGCAGAACGGAACTGCTGGGGGGTATCTTCGAAATAAAAAGCCGGCCGGGCATGGGTACGATCATCGTTTCTCAATTGCCCGACTCCGGTCAGATCCGGGGGGAACATTGA
- a CDS encoding reductive dehalogenase anchoring protein, putative (KEGG: deg:DehalGT_1317 reductive dehalogenase anchoring protein, putative) — MFFIGMLVAAVIAALVFWIIKKGIKMTWYEWVLGGLAVLFTLMTFQHYTGSLNEYQETAATIGGLIFGSITLILYIVTIQFVWRHNKG; from the coding sequence ATGTTTTTTATTGGAATGCTGGTCGCGGCGGTAATTGCCGCTTTAGTCTTCTGGATAATCAAAAAGGGTATCAAAATGACCTGGTATGAATGGGTGCTGGGGGGACTGGCCGTGCTGTTCACCCTCATGACGTTCCAACACTATACTGGTTCACTCAACGAGTATCAGGAAACAGCCGCCACCATCGGCGGATTGATATTCGGCTCCATCACGCTGATACTGTATATAGTAACCATCCAGTTCGTCTGGCGTCACAACAAGGGCTAG
- a CDS encoding transposase IS116/IS110/IS902 family protein (PFAM: transposase IS116/IS110/IS902 family protein; transposase IS111A/IS1328/IS1533~KEGG: gem:GM21_4047 transposase IS116/IS110/IS902 family protein) yields the protein MESFIGIDISKASVDVAVHESKEHWTFTNDENGLKKLANLMRKLSPSLIVMESTGSYEVAATYELNARGFPVAVVNPRHIRDFARSTGLLAKTDVLDARVIARFAATIKPAPRVLPDEDTRHLAAIMSRRRQVVTMLTAEKNRLGQANHIVKERIQQHISWLEQELDDLNKESGSMIETNAEWKEKSDIMQSVPGVGPNLALTLLSDLPELGNLNRKQIAALCGLAPFNRDSGQMRGKRSIWGGRSSVRTAVYMAAFSAVRWNPLLKEFYQRLVDAGKRRKVALVACMRKLLCILNAMLKNRTIWNAQIIHPPVSCP from the coding sequence ATGGAAAGTTTTATCGGTATCGATATCTCCAAAGCCTCCGTCGATGTAGCGGTACATGAAAGCAAGGAGCATTGGACCTTTACCAACGATGAAAATGGCCTCAAAAAGCTGGCAAACCTGATGCGTAAGCTCTCTCCCAGCCTGATCGTTATGGAGTCCACCGGAAGTTACGAAGTCGCCGCTACCTATGAATTGAATGCCCGTGGTTTCCCCGTGGCAGTGGTCAATCCCCGCCATATCAGAGACTTCGCCCGTTCTACCGGTCTCCTGGCCAAGACGGACGTCCTGGATGCCAGAGTCATCGCCCGCTTCGCCGCCACCATCAAGCCGGCGCCCCGCGTCTTGCCGGATGAAGATACCCGGCATCTGGCGGCGATCATGTCCCGGCGAAGGCAGGTGGTAACAATGCTGACGGCGGAGAAGAACCGCCTGGGACAGGCCAATCACATCGTAAAAGAACGGATTCAACAGCATATTAGCTGGCTGGAACAGGAGCTGGATGATCTCAACAAGGAATCGGGCAGTATGATAGAAACCAACGCTGAATGGAAAGAGAAAAGCGATATCATGCAAAGTGTACCCGGAGTAGGCCCGAATCTTGCCCTTACTTTGCTTTCCGACCTGCCTGAGTTGGGCAATCTGAACCGGAAACAGATAGCGGCATTGTGCGGTCTGGCACCATTCAATCGTGACAGCGGTCAGATGCGAGGCAAACGGTCGATCTGGGGCGGCCGGAGCAGTGTGCGCACCGCTGTTTACATGGCGGCCTTTTCGGCTGTCCGCTGGAACCCTTTGCTCAAGGAATTCTACCAACGCCTGGTGGACGCGGGTAAACGGCGCAAGGTAGCCCTGGTGGCCTGTATGCGTAAATTGCTCTGCATACTGAACGCCATGCTGAAAAACAGGACCATTTGGAACGCCCAAATCATTCATCCGCCGGTTTCTTGTCCTTAG
- a CDS encoding MscS Mechanosensitive ion channel (PFAM: MscS Mechanosensitive ion channel~KEGG: deg:DehalGT_1373 MscS mechanosensitive ion channel) yields MRILLIVAGAYFVYKTLKVFVTRLVQRYIEYQANTRKAREESIRRVKTINGIIVGAIGTVIAMLAGFMVLSEFNVDIGPLLASAGVVGIAIGFGAQSLIKDALNGLFIVFEDQFNNGDVVKVCGVSGTVQDLNMRRTVLRDLDGVVHIIPNGQITTVSNYTREWARVNLNVPVAYSTDLDKATTVINRVGRELADDTEFGPLIISAPQVLRVDNFGDSGIEIKILGDTKSMKQWMVTGELRRRLKKAFDQEGIEIPFPHTKLFFDNAQLEKYADLARLAELAKAEQAPPTDDQSA; encoded by the coding sequence TTGCGTATCCTGCTGATAGTCGCCGGCGCCTATTTTGTCTATAAAACCCTCAAGGTCTTTGTGACCCGGTTGGTTCAGCGTTACATCGAGTACCAGGCTAATACCCGCAAAGCCAGAGAAGAAAGCATCAGGCGAGTCAAGACCATTAACGGGATTATAGTCGGCGCCATAGGCACGGTCATCGCCATGCTGGCCGGCTTCATGGTTCTTTCCGAGTTCAATGTGGATATCGGCCCCCTGCTGGCCTCCGCCGGTGTAGTTGGCATCGCCATCGGTTTCGGCGCCCAGAGCCTCATCAAGGACGCCCTTAACGGTCTTTTCATTGTTTTTGAAGACCAGTTCAACAACGGAGATGTGGTCAAGGTGTGTGGTGTATCGGGAACGGTGCAAGACCTCAATATGCGCCGCACGGTGCTCCGCGATCTTGACGGCGTCGTCCACATCATCCCCAACGGCCAGATAACCACCGTTTCCAACTATACCCGCGAATGGGCAAGGGTGAACCTGAATGTACCGGTCGCCTATTCCACCGACCTGGATAAGGCGACTACGGTCATCAACCGGGTCGGCCGAGAACTGGCGGACGACACTGAATTCGGCCCGCTCATTATCAGCGCTCCCCAGGTGCTCCGGGTGGATAACTTCGGTGACTCCGGCATCGAAATCAAGATACTGGGCGACACCAAGTCGATGAAGCAGTGGATGGTCACCGGCGAATTGCGCCGCCGCCTGAAAAAGGCCTTCGACCAGGAAGGCATCGAGATACCCTTCCCCCATACCAAGCTCTTTTTCGACAACGCTCAACTGGAAAAATACGCCGACCTGGCCCGACTGGCGGAGCTGGCTAAAGCGGAACAGGCGCCTCCGACCGACGACCAGTCGGCTTAA
- a CDS encoding glycosyl transferase family 39 (PFAM: glycosyl transferase family 39~KEGG: bra:BRADO1891 hypothetical protein) has protein sequence MTFIKENLRRFRRWPHFWLGVIVIVSSLLHLGLMWFPDELVLDEQYYIESARNYLDGGPLQQPEHPSLGKAIITGGVWLFGDNQFGWRFLPAVFGIGAIIFFYLICGRLGLSPPITAIATTLFAFENSVFLMASVAMLDIFSITLMLGGFWAYLGRRYPLAAAILVLALLCKLTAAFGIIAVGLHWLFFRRDRLLTVAASSLAAYVGIMALIPLTEVMLTGTWPNPFTRIEEIIYIPTTITFENSTHPSAIHPWQWVLTYQVMPFWWTPQYISAVNPTTWLMTLPAFAYTAWLGLKQRRNSAFFIAAWLFATLIVWIILGFITNRITYIFYFAPVAGGVILAIGYFMDRALEWGREHGRSRLVRRLIGLFVVIHLLFFLSLSPLTGLWPVSV, from the coding sequence ATGACATTCATTAAAGAAAACCTGCGACGTTTTCGACGCTGGCCTCACTTCTGGCTGGGAGTTATTGTCATCGTTTCTTCCCTGCTTCACCTGGGGTTGATGTGGTTTCCGGACGAACTGGTGCTGGATGAACAGTATTACATCGAAAGCGCCCGGAATTATCTGGACGGCGGCCCCCTGCAACAGCCCGAGCACCCCTCGCTGGGCAAGGCCATCATCACCGGCGGCGTCTGGCTTTTCGGTGACAACCAGTTCGGCTGGCGCTTCCTGCCGGCGGTTTTCGGCATCGGCGCTATCATCTTCTTCTATCTTATCTGCGGCCGACTGGGCTTGTCTCCGCCGATAACCGCCATCGCTACAACCCTGTTCGCCTTCGAGAATTCGGTTTTTCTCATGGCATCGGTGGCCATGCTGGACATCTTCTCCATCACACTGATGCTGGGCGGCTTCTGGGCTTACCTGGGACGGCGCTATCCGCTGGCGGCGGCGATTCTGGTATTGGCTTTGCTTTGCAAGCTGACTGCCGCTTTCGGCATCATTGCCGTCGGCCTGCACTGGCTGTTCTTCCGGCGTGACCGACTCCTGACCGTAGCTGCCTCCAGTCTGGCGGCGTATGTGGGTATCATGGCGCTGATCCCGCTGACCGAAGTGATGCTGACCGGCACCTGGCCCAACCCGTTCACCAGAATCGAGGAAATCATCTATATCCCTACCACCATCACCTTCGAGAACTCCACCCACCCATCGGCGATACACCCCTGGCAATGGGTGCTGACCTACCAGGTGATGCCATTCTGGTGGACGCCGCAGTATATTTCTGCCGTCAACCCAACCACCTGGCTTATGACCCTGCCGGCCTTCGCCTATACCGCCTGGCTCGGGTTGAAACAGCGGCGGAACAGCGCTTTCTTCATTGCCGCCTGGCTGTTCGCCACCCTGATTGTATGGATAATTCTGGGTTTCATCACCAACCGTATTACCTATATCTTTTATTTTGCTCCGGTGGCTGGGGGCGTCATCCTTGCTATCGGCTATTTCATGGACCGGGCACTGGAATGGGGGCGTGAACACGGTCGTTCCCGCCTGGTAAGACGGCTTATCGGATTATTCGTGGTCATCCACCTGTTGTTTTTCCTGTCTCTCTCCCCGTTGACCGGGCTTTGGCCGGTTTCCGTCTGA
- a CDS encoding degV family protein (KEGG: det:DET0421 DegV family protein~TIGRFAM: degV family protein~PFAM: DegV family protein) — protein MAVRVVTDTTADLPPAILSELGITALPMYVRFGDQIYKDGIDITQDEFYARLPVDPNHPNTSQPTPQDFIEVYEKLAADGADGILSVHISRKMSGAWDSAMQAKKELEGKIAVEVVDSMSVTMGLGLLTLLGGRMARDGAALADIKAEVEKAIPQIHVLLLFDTLKYLAAGGRIGKAKALVGGMLNVKPVLIVKDGEMHPAGQVRSRAKGIDRLVEWASSFKDIADMSVGHTTTPEESDRLAELLGDTFPKDKIIKARLGAVMGTHTGPGTLFVALRTAG, from the coding sequence ATGGCCGTCAGGGTAGTTACCGACACCACCGCCGACCTGCCCCCCGCGATTCTGTCAGAACTGGGTATCACCGCTTTGCCGATGTATGTGCGCTTCGGTGATCAGATCTACAAGGACGGAATAGATATCACCCAGGATGAGTTCTATGCCCGTTTACCGGTGGATCCGAACCACCCCAATACCTCACAGCCTACACCCCAGGACTTTATCGAAGTTTATGAAAAGCTGGCCGCCGATGGCGCCGACGGTATTCTGTCGGTCCATATCTCGCGCAAGATGAGCGGCGCCTGGGATTCGGCCATGCAGGCCAAAAAAGAGCTGGAAGGCAAAATCGCCGTCGAGGTGGTCGATTCCATGTCGGTCACCATGGGCCTCGGTCTGCTGACATTGCTGGGCGGCCGTATGGCCAGAGACGGCGCCGCACTGGCCGATATCAAAGCCGAAGTGGAAAAAGCGATACCGCAGATTCATGTGCTGTTACTGTTCGATACGCTGAAATATCTGGCCGCTGGCGGTCGCATCGGCAAGGCCAAGGCGCTGGTCGGTGGCATGCTTAATGTCAAGCCGGTATTGATCGTGAAGGACGGCGAGATGCATCCCGCCGGACAGGTACGGAGCCGGGCTAAGGGCATTGACCGCCTGGTGGAGTGGGCCAGCAGTTTCAAGGACATTGCCGACATGTCGGTAGGTCATACCACCACCCCTGAAGAATCGGACCGTCTGGCCGAGCTTCTTGGAGATACTTTCCCCAAAGATAAGATAATCAAGGCCCGACTGGGCGCGGTGATGGGCACGCACACCGGCCCGGGGACGTTGTTCGTGGCGTTACGCACCGCCGGTTGA
- a CDS encoding protein of unknown function DUF45 (PFAM: protein of unknown function DUF45~KEGG: chy:CHY_0833 hypothetical protein) — protein sequence MASEPETFLLIRSARRTLGLEVRPDGDLVVRASHLVPEEQIHRFLARHEAWISRKRAEALSRPRPVPRSFTDGEEFLLLGRTVILRLTDRRRPLVCGDNDNIMLAASEQKNARRLVVRWYRQKAREVFTDRVRHYAGVMKLEPTRIRITSPRRRWGSCGAGGSINLNWKLVMAPLEIIDYIVIHELAHLKIRGHGPDFRELVRQYTPDYRQHEKWLRENAYKLEIGY from the coding sequence ATGGCGTCAGAACCCGAAACCTTTCTGTTGATTAGGTCTGCTCGTCGGACGCTGGGTCTTGAAGTCCGGCCGGACGGCGACCTGGTGGTGCGGGCGTCCCATTTGGTTCCGGAGGAGCAGATCCACCGCTTCCTGGCGCGCCACGAAGCGTGGATAAGCCGGAAGCGGGCGGAAGCGCTTTCCCGGCCCCGACCAGTGCCCCGGTCTTTCACAGATGGCGAAGAGTTTCTTCTCCTGGGCCGAACGGTGATTCTCCGCCTGACGGACCGCCGCCGGCCTCTGGTTTGCGGAGACAACGATAATATAATGCTGGCGGCTTCCGAACAAAAGAATGCCCGCCGACTGGTCGTCCGCTGGTATCGGCAGAAAGCCCGGGAAGTCTTCACCGATAGAGTGCGTCATTATGCCGGCGTCATGAAGCTTGAACCCACCCGCATCCGCATCACTTCACCCCGCCGGCGTTGGGGTTCCTGCGGTGCCGGCGGTAGTATCAACTTGAATTGGAAATTGGTCATGGCGCCGCTGGAAATCATTGATTACATCGTCATTCACGAACTGGCGCATCTGAAAATCCGAGGCCACGGCCCTGATTTCCGGGAACTGGTCAGGCAATACACTCCGGATTACCGTCAGCATGAAAAGTGGCTCAGAGAAAACGCGTATAAGCTGGAGATAGGATACTAG